Proteins encoded within one genomic window of Papio anubis isolate 15944 chromosome X, Panubis1.0, whole genome shotgun sequence:
- the BHLHB9 gene encoding protein BHLHb9 has protein sequence MTGTKNKTRAQAKTEKKPVTQAKAGAEREATGGVRPVAKTRAKAKAKTGSKTDAVAEMKAVSKNKVVAEVKEGALSEPKTLGRAMGDFSSKAGNESTSSTCKNEAGIDAWFWAGEEATINSWFWNGEEAGNSSSTKNDKPEIGAQVCAEELEPAAGADCKPKSGAEEEEEENVIGNWFWEGDDTSFDPNPKPVSRIVKPQPLYEINEKNRPKDWSEVTIWPNAPAVTPAVLGFRSQAPSEASPPSYIVLASAEENACSLPGATACRPSRNTRSCSQPIPECRFDSDPCIQTIDEIRRQIRIREVNGIKPFACPCKMECYMDSEEFEKLVSLLKSTTDPLIHKIARIAMGVHNVHPFAQEFINEVGVVTLIESLLSFPSPEMRKKTVITLNPPSGDERQRKIELHVKHMCKETVSFPLNSPGQQSGLKILGQLTTDFVHHYIVANYFSELFHLLSSGNCKTRNLVLKLLLNMSENPTAARDMINMKALAALKLIFNQKEAKANLVSGVAIFINIKEHIRKGSIVVVDHLSYNTLMAIFREVKGIIETM, from the coding sequence ATGACTGGGACTAAGAATAAGACAAGAGCCCAggccaaaactgaaaaaaagccTGTTACACAAGCTAAAGCTGGAGCAGAGAGGGAGGCTACTGGTGGTGTTAGGCCTGTAGCCAAGACCAGGGCCAAAGCCAAAGCCAAGACAGGGTCTAAGACAGATGCAGTAGCAGAGATGAAGGCAGTGTCTAAGAACAAGGTTGTTGCTGAGGTGAAGGAAGGAGCTCTGTCAGAGCCTAAGACTCTGGGCAGAGCCATGGGAGATTTCAGTTCCAAGGCTGGGAATGAGTCCACCAGCTCCACATGTAAAAATGAGGCTGGTATTGATGCCTGGTTCTGGGCTGGGGAAGAGGCCACTATCAATTCCTGGTTCTGGAATGGAGAAGAGGCGGGTAATAGTTCCAGCACTAAGAATGATAAACCTGAAATTGGTGCCCAGGTCTGTGCTGAGGAGTTGGAGCCTGCGGCTGGGGCCGATTGCAAACCCAAGTcaggggctgaggaggaggaggaagagaatgttATTGGGAACTGGTTTTGGGAAGGAGATGATACCAGTTTTGACCCTAATCCTAAACCCGTGAGCAGAATAGTTAAGCCTCAGCCCCTgtatgaaattaatgaaaaaaataggcCCAAGGACTGGTCTGAGGTAACTATCTGGCCCAACGCCCCTGCTGTAACTCCAGCAGTGTTAGGATTTAGATCCCAGGCACCATCTGAGGCAAGCCCTCCTTCATATATTGTTTTGGCTTCAGCTGAAGAAAATGCCTGTTCTTTGCCTGGGGCAACAGCTTGCCGCCCTTCTAGGAACACTCGCTCATGCTCACAGCCTATCCCTGAGTGTCGTTTTGATTCTGACCCCTGCATCCAGACCATAGATGAGATTAGACGTCAAATCAGGATCAGGGAGGTAAATGGGATTAAGCCATTTGCTTGTCCTTGCAAAATGGAATGCTATATGGATTCTGAGGAATTTGAAAAACTTGTTAGCTTACTTAAGTCAACTACTGATCCTCTTATTCATAAAATAGCACGGATTGCAATGGGTGTCCATAATGTTCACCCGTTTGCCCAAGAGTTTATTAATGAAGTGGGTGTAGTGACACTTATTGAAAGCTTGCTCAGTTTTCCTTCCcctgaaatgagaaaaaagactgTAATTACTCTGAATCCTCCTTCTGGGGATGAAAGACAACGCAAAATTGAATTACATGTTAAGCATATGTGTAAAGAAACCGTGTCATTTCCTTTGAACTCACCCGGACAGCAATCTGGATTAAAGATACTAGGACAACTGACTACTGATTTTGTCCATCACTACATTGTTGCCAATTACTTTTCAGAGCTTTTCCATTTGCTGTCCTCAGGAAATTGCAAAACCAGAAATCTTGTTTTGAAACTGCTTTTAAATATGTCTGAAAATCCAACTGCAGCCAGAGACATGATCAATATGAAGGCATTGGCAGCACTAAAACTCATCTTTAACCAGAAAGAGGCAAAAGCCAATCTTGTTAGTGGTGTGGCCATATTTATTAACATAAAGGAGCATATCAGAAAAGGCTCAATTGTAGTTGTTGATCACTTGAGTTATAATACACTCATGGCCATTTTCAGGGAAGTTAAAGGGATTATTGAAACAATGTAA